The genomic region TAGCACCACGCGCTCACGCAAGGCTGTGGCGAAGTCGAGACTTCCGGCCATGGCGCGCTCGGTGATCTCATGAACCTCTTTCTCAACCCCAGCAAATGCGGCAAGCGCAACTAGCGATTCCTCGCGGATGACCGTGGCATCCATGTCGAAGAACACTGCCCGCACCGACGGCCTTAAGCCGTAGCCAATCGTATGCCTCTCCGCCATCAATTCTGCACACAGGTGCCTGATAGGGTCCGCGTCGGATACCGGGACATGCGCCAGCTCCGCGGCACAGATGGCAAGAGCCCCTCCGCCCTCAGCTGGTAGGGTCAGGGGGTGCAGGGTAACGAGTTCACTCACTGCTGTGGGCGCCGGTGAAGTGCTCACCACGCGCAGGCATTCAACTTGGCTCACTGGTCGTCCTAGGTAGCTACATGGCTGATAGCAGATAGGTCGCCCACTCCACCCCCGAATCCTGACTTAGGCAAGCGATGAGCTCGCGCCAGGAGGGACGCTTGGGCACCTTGCGTAGCACCATACCAGCATCTGCCAAGGTCAGCGAGCCTTTGCGGCGATTGCAGTCATGACAGGCCGCCACCACGTTGTCCCAAGTGGTTCTGCCCCCCCGAGATTTCGGTATGATGTGATCCACTGATATTTGCGAGCCGCGGCACTTAAGCCCACAATATTGGCACTGATGGTGATCCCTGAGTAGTATATTTTTGCGCGTACACCGCACCCGGCCGAAATAGCTCACGGCACTGACATAGCGCACCAGACGCACCACACTTGGCAGCGGCATGCTCGTCGACACCGACCTCACCACCTTGTCATAGCGCGCCACGATTTCGGCCTTCTTAGCCACAACTAAACAAAGAGCCCGCTGCCAGCTGATTAGCTGCATGGGCTCAAATCCTGCGTTTAGCACCAAAGTTCGCATAACACTCTCGGTCCATCAGGCGTCGCCTGATTATGGTTAGCTCTTGGGCCTCCTAGTGACTTGTCGGCACCGGCGCGAAAGACTTTAGGATAATTACAGATGACGCTTTTTATCTAATCTTATCAGGTGTTTATAAGTTTGTTTCGGATGCATTTTTTACCCACCCTATACAGACCAACTTAGACCTACCGACAGCTTCCTCAAGCCCTACGCCAATTTTTTTTACACCTCCTGTCTAAAGCCGAGACACCGATCGCCCGATGACCCGGTTGCGGTAGCCGGATGCGACATGTCGACCTTCACGGCCGCTTGCTTGATCTCACTGTTTTGATAACTCGATTCGTCTCTAAACTTTTGCTTTTTGGTTACCAGGTTCTCTGTTTGGTGTCCATTCTCATCTTGGCCCGGTTCATGCAGGTATCGCTACACGATCTGTTCAAGGAGTCATCTATGCTCAAAAATTCGTTGTTATTGAGTATTGCCATCGGAGTGGCAGCCTGTGTACCCAAAAAGCCTGGTAACAGTGCGGCCAAAAGTCAATCTGCAGATGTACCGGTGCGACTTGGTATCGGTTACGACACTGAGATGATGCGCAACAAAGATTTGTGTATTACGTACGACAACGAACCTCAGGGTACCAAGCTTGGTGGCTCGGGTACCAATCTGACTTTTGAGCGCGTAGAGTCGCTCGACAGTAAAATGTCGAGCCTTGGCTTTAACTCATCGCTTTCGCTTTCCTACGCTATCGCGACAGGCAAAGCCTCGGCTAATTTCGCATCGTCACTAAAAGAAACCGCATACTCGGCAACCTATCTGCTCGACTTCAGCGTGACTACAAACTCCTATCAGGCCCTGGGTGTTAAAGTTAAAGACGACAAAAAGGCTACGGATACCCCCCAGGAATTTCGTAAAATATGTGGTGACCGCTACGTCAGCCAGACGACCGAAGGCGGGCGCTTGCTTGCAGGCGTCACGTTCATGTTTAACGACAAACAAAGTAAAGAAAGTTTCACCTCAGCATTTTCTGTGGGTGCGAAAGCTATTAAATGGGGTGTAGAGTCCAACACCGAGATCACGAAGGCACTAGACCAAGCCAGTGAAAAAACAACCCTCAAGATCACCCTCAATCAACAGGGCGGCGATGCCAGGGATCTTCAGAAGTCATTCCCCAAAGGGGAAGACGTTATGATTTGCGACCTTAAGAATAGCGCTGAGTGCAAGAAAATAATTATTAATCTATTCAATTACGCTATTAACGTATTCCCTGAGTCTGTGAACAAAGACCCTTATGTTTACTCATTCCTAACGGAGGCCTACCCAGGACTCCCGAATCTCACGGAGCTTGGCGACGCCACCATTCGGGCTAACAAAAAAGCCACGGCAGCTGCCCTAGACGAAACTACTGCGAAGCGCCAGCAAGTTAAAGATCTGATCTCCACTCCCAACGGCTACGGCACCGATAGCCGTCGTAGGGAGCTTCAGGATGTCCTGAACAAAATGGATAAAAACTACCGACTGCTGGCATCGAACCTCAAGACCTGTGTCGATGGTGATGGTGCTTGCCAACCCGTGGAAGAGCTCGGCCTCGACCATAGCGCTTACGATCCGGAATACACCACGCCAGCAGGTGATTTGCAGAATGCCGGCGCGATCGGTGGCCAAGGCGGCGGCGAAGTGACACAAACATGTCGAGACTACCTAACAGGCCTGCACGGCGAAAGCGGCTGGATCCTCGACCGCGCCGGCGCCGTGTGCAGCGATGGAGAGAAGCATCCACAGCTTGGCCGCAATCAATCCACTGCATTCGACGTCCGTTGCCCCAGTGGCAAATTAGTCACGGGAGTGAGGGGGACTAGAGAAAGTTACAAAAGAACAACGGCCGTCGGCTCACTAAGCCTCATCTGTGCCAGCAAGGACGAAATTCAATCCGGTAACACACAGGGTCAGCAGGTGGCCGTATTCTCACCGGACGAAAAAGGCCAAGCTCTCGAATATCGTTGCACTGACGGCACCGCAGCTAAGGGTATCCGCTTCCGGGCTGGGCACTGGATTGATGCCATCGAACTGCAGTGTGTGAAGGTCTTCTAATTACCCAACACGACGCAACCCACTGCCACCGGCGCCATCGCTGCGGTGGCAGTTTTCATGGGTTGTGCTACTATGTTAAAAAGCCTTCTAATCAGAATATATTTATCAATTTAGCCGCACTGAGGTCTTTATGCGTGTAACCGCCGTATCTGGATCGCATAGTAGATGTCTCGCACTGGCGCTTACGTTCGTAGCTGCAGCAGCGAGTAGCTGCCGTGCCAGCCGGTCTAATTCTGACCCCAAATTTGATTGGGACACCAACCTCCCTCCGGTCACCATGCCCGAGGCGAGCAAGGACAAAGACTTAGTCCAGTACGACCGCAACTTTTGCAAAGGCATGGAAGCAGGTAGCTGCTTTACCCTGCTGATGCGGATCCCCCGCGAGGACCTGATCCAAGACCTGGGACTAGCGACTCTTGCCGTGGGGGCTGAATCCCGCAGTTTCCGCGCCAAACTCGAAGAATCCTGCCAGACCGCGTGGACCGATTACCGGCAAAAACACTTAAACTCTGCCATTCGGCCACTGCGCAACAGTCTCGCGCAAAAGATCAAAAAGATGCGGTGTGTTTTCCTTTTTATGGGCGAGGAAGTCGCCGCGGAAAATCTCAAGTTAGCGCCAAATGAAATTGCCGTCAGCGTCCGTCTGACGAAATTTGACATCAACGCCAATACCAAGGGAGCACAAGTCCGCGGTATTGGTCTCAACCTAACGAGCATCGATGCCGTCACCGATTACCGCAGCGCTTTCCTCTATAGCGGCGAAGACGTCCGTAAGGATCACGCGGGATGGACTATGGCCGAAGGACTAGGCGTCAATCCAATACGCCTGAAGGCGCGCCTGGAAAAAGACGTTACGTGGGCCATTGACCCGGGGGCTATCCTCGAAAATCTCGATAAAATCACGCAGACCGAGGCCGGCGCCGACGACCGGTTGAAGTCATTTCTCGATCAGGCCAGGGGCGCGCTGACGGCCGTGCGTAGCCTCGAGAATCCCATTCAATCATCAATCGCCGTGGTCACCATTGGCTACAACGCGGTGCGAGGGCTTTGTGGCGAAGATATGGCGAAGTGCAAGGTCACAAATAACGATGAGCTACGCACGCCGAGCATCAAGGACGACCTCAGCGACCTGGTGCCAAGTTCAGAGACCAACGAGCTGCTGCGCCTAGCCATGATCCGCAGTATCCAAGGAGTCCTCGACAGTGTCTTGACCGATGCTAAAGCGGATCAATTAAAAGCAAAGTTTAATATCAATTAAATGTAGCACTGTGACCCCTGGCAATACTTAAGTTGGAGGATCTACCACGTGTTTTCAGCGCGTCCACTCTACGTCATCGGTGTCCTGCTCCCCCTAATCAATGCAAGCTGCCGTTCGACCAACGCGTCACGAGGCAAAGATGTGGTGCCGTTTACCGCAGGCGATGTCGAGCCTATTCTCGGACAGGGCTATGACTCTCTAGTCCAAGAACTGCGACAAGCCAGCAGTTGCGTCAGCGGACAAACCGCCAAGGTAGGTACCAACGCCGGATCGATCAATCTGGGTCAAAATGTCAGCACCGAAAACATCATGAAAGAGCTTTCGGGCGAGGTTAAGGGCACGGCCAAGGTCGCATTTATGGACGTTGGCACCGGAGCCGGATTTTACCGTTCGATCAACCGCAATAAGAGCGCCGCAAATCTTGTCTATGCAGTCCGGATCGACACCGGAAGCGAACAACTGCGCAGCATCAACCTAACGGATGCAGCTAAAGCACTGTCGACCGAGTCCATGATGCAGACCTGTGGTGATGAGTATGTGATGCAAATCAACCGTGGCGGCCTTTTGACCATCACGCTCAATCTCGATTTTGCCAACGAGGAAAGTCGTCTGAAATGGCAGAGTCAACTGAAGCTCACCGGACCATGGCCCGAAGTATCGAAGGACATCACACGTAAACTCGAACAAAAAGGCATGGACGGGACCTTAACCGTCAACGTCAATCAGCTTGGAGGTACACCGAATCAGTCCCTACTCGCCGTCCGCAGCTGTTCCATGACCAGCGTCGAGGAATTTAATGCCTGCCGCCAGCGCATCGATGACCTCATGAACTACGCGAGTACAGAATTTCCAAAACAGGTTGAAAGCCAGCCGACCGTGCTCAACTACGTCACGGCACCGCTTAAAAATCTCGGTGTGAAGGGACTCCCCACTCTCAGTAACGAGATTATCGCGATACGCTCCGAGCTCGAGAAAATGCGCCAAGATTCCCTAAGCCTCGAAGCGGCCGTCAACCTGGCCAAGGATAAAAATGTCGAACTCGACCAGCAACTAGCTGGCGCCGTTAAGAGTAACGCTGAGCGTATCAAGCAACTTGCCAAAGCTTGTTTCAGCTACCAGCTGACAGGAGCGGGTGCAGCCGACTTCGGAGCGTGCACCTCGCAGTTTGCCCAGCTAAACGGCAGTCTCCAAGACGTTAACCGCTTGGCTGTCGACATCAATGAGCTAGGAATCAATGCAGATAGCCAGATTGGAAATTCCATCGTCAATAGCACGACCAAGACGATGACCATTGCCTACGCTATTGGCACAGGTAAAACGTGGGATTACGGTAAAAAAATCCCCGTTGGCATCGACGGAGTCCCCACCGACGGCAGCGCCGCACAATTGAGTTCCAACTCACTAAGTCCCACCGATAAATTGGGAGCGATGCTTCTGCGTACCGATCAATCCTACCGCCGTGCCGATCAGTCGGGTCGCGTCGATATCGCACCGGGCGAGTCGATCAGCTTTGTCATGAACGACGGCCTCGGCGACTACGGTGACAACGTTGGGGCGCAGCAGATATATTGGCGTTGTGTGAATTGCCGTGAGCAAGACGAAAAACGTCAAACCTACCGCTTACGCGTCAAAGCTTCGGACCAAGAGGGCGTCATCTTCAGAAATCCCGACGGCATCACGGCGACCTATCACGTGGCGGCTTATGGCAAGTGGCGCAGCAGCAGGTTTGCGGCTTTTTCAAGCCCACAGGGCCTAAACAACGAATGCGGTGGCAACTGCGCGATGAGCTCAGCACCAAGCCAGTCTCTGGTGATGGTCCAGGGCACCTATAACCCGGTACTTGTCGGTAGCCGGGGCAATATCGGCATCAAGCCTAGCGAACCGGCTCGCTTCACCCTCAATGATAGCCGCAGCGGTTTTAGCGATAATGAGGGCGAAATCGAGATCATTCTGCAGTGCGTCAAGTGCAATCTGTCCAGCCACGCCCTGATTCTCGATCCCGAGGACAACTGAAATTACAGAGACTTAAAGTTAGGCCTCGCAAGCCGCATCGGTGCGCCCCGGAAAACACCTTGAGTCATCCCCCCAAAAGGATGATGATCGAGGTGTTTTGGCACTTACCGCCATTTTGAGGAGACACGAGGTGCTTTCACTAACGCGTGGTTTGACTTTTGACGATGTCTTGCTAGTCCCGGCCTACAACGGCATCAGATCTCGGGGTTTAGTGAGCACCAGCGTCAAGATCGCTGGCCGCACTTTTGCTATCCCACTGGCGAGCTCCAACATGGACACCATCACCGGCGTCGAGATGGCCAAGTTCTTCGCTGCTGAGGGTGGTCTGGCTTTGCTCCATCGGTTCGTGTCAGTAGAGGACAACGTAGCGATGTTTAAAGCTGCAGGTAGCCCTAA from Deltaproteobacteria bacterium harbors:
- a CDS encoding HNH endonuclease → MRTLVLNAGFEPMQLISWQRALCLVVAKKAEIVARYDKVVRSVSTSMPLPSVVRLVRYVSAVSYFGRVRCTRKNILLRDHHQCQYCGLKCRGSQISVDHIIPKSRGGRTTWDNVVAACHDCNRRKGSLTLADAGMVLRKVPKRPSWRELIACLSQDSGVEWATYLLSAM